In one Desulfomicrobium macestii genomic region, the following are encoded:
- the pheS gene encoding phenylalanine--tRNA ligase subunit alpha, whose amino-acid sequence MANDIIRKLESLVPELNEALGQASSLEELEELRVRFLGRKGLLADLMSGLTALGPEERPAAGKAANQVKVAMTTLWEEQVDALKSRAREQALGAFDASVPSWQPDLGSLHPVTLVTREICAVFTSLGFEVVSGPEVENDFNNFEALNLPPEHPARDMQDTLYISDSILLRTHTSPLQVRTMLARKPPLGVIAPGKVYRRDSDITHTPMFHQVEGLLVDTHVTMADLRGILTAFVQNVFGHDTRVRFRPSFFPFTEPSAEVDISCVICGGKGKVNGEPCRVCKETGWVEILGCGMVDPAVFHKVGYDPEIYTGFAFGLGVERIAMLKYGIGDLRMFFENDLRFLRQFA is encoded by the coding sequence GTGGCTAACGATATTATTCGCAAGCTTGAAAGCCTGGTCCCGGAGCTCAATGAAGCCCTGGGCCAGGCTTCTTCATTGGAAGAGTTGGAGGAACTGCGTGTCCGTTTTCTCGGACGCAAGGGACTCCTGGCCGATCTGATGTCCGGTTTGACCGCGCTGGGCCCCGAAGAGCGCCCGGCCGCGGGCAAGGCCGCCAATCAGGTCAAGGTCGCCATGACGACCCTGTGGGAAGAGCAGGTCGACGCCCTGAAGTCGCGTGCGCGCGAGCAGGCCCTGGGCGCGTTTGACGCCTCGGTGCCGTCCTGGCAGCCCGATCTTGGCTCGCTGCATCCGGTGACCCTGGTCACCCGCGAAATCTGCGCGGTGTTCACGAGCCTCGGGTTTGAGGTCGTGTCCGGACCGGAAGTGGAGAACGACTTCAACAATTTCGAAGCGCTCAACCTTCCTCCCGAGCATCCCGCCCGCGACATGCAGGATACCCTCTACATTTCGGATTCGATCCTGCTGCGTACCCACACCTCGCCGTTGCAGGTGCGGACCATGCTGGCACGCAAGCCGCCGCTCGGCGTCATCGCGCCGGGCAAGGTCTATCGCCGGGACTCGGACATCACCCACACCCCGATGTTTCATCAGGTCGAAGGGCTGCTCGTGGACACCCACGTGACCATGGCCGACCTGCGCGGCATTCTGACCGCCTTTGTGCAGAACGTGTTCGGTCACGACACCAGGGTCCGCTTTCGTCCGAGCTTTTTTCCCTTTACCGAGCCCAGCGCCGAGGTGGATATCAGCTGCGTGATCTGCGGCGGAAAGGGCAAGGTGAACGGCGAGCCGTGCCGCGTGTGCAAGGAAACGGGCTGGGTGGAGATTCTTGGATGCGGCATGGTCGATCCGGCCGTGTTCCATAAAGTCGGTTACGATCCGGAAATCTACACGGGCTTCGCTTTCGGTCTGGGTGTCGAACGCATCGCCATGCTCAAATACGGCATCGGCGATCTGCGCATGTTTTTCGAGAACGATCTGCGGTTCCTCCGGCAATTCGCCTGA